In a genomic window of Sus scrofa isolate TJ Tabasco breed Duroc chromosome 4, Sscrofa11.1, whole genome shotgun sequence:
- the ZNF644 gene encoding zinc finger protein 644 isoform X4, producing MLIRQNLALDCKQKKSRSRSGSKKKMLTLPHGADEVYILRCRFCGLVFRGPLSVQEDWIKHLQRHIVNANLPRTGAGMVEVTSLLKKPASITETSFSLLMAEAAS from the exons CCTTAGATTGTAAGCAAAAGAAATCAAGGTCAAGATCCGGAAGCAAGAAGAAAATGCTAACGTTACCTCACGGTGCTGACGAGGTCTACATTCTCCGATGCAG GTTTTGTGGCCTAGTCTTTCGTGGACCATTGTCTGTTCAGGAAGACTGGATTAAGCACTTACAACGACACATTGTAAACGCTAATCTTCCACGGACTGGAGCTGGCATGGTGGAAGTCACGTCACTACTCAAAAAGCCTGCCTCCATTACAGAAACTTCATTTTCTCTACTAATGGCAGAAGCAGCTTCCTAG